A stretch of Blautia liquoris DNA encodes these proteins:
- a CDS encoding spermidine synthase — protein sequence MEKKNILKNKYYLYLTEFFAGMSVMAVELGASRLLAPYFSSSQIVWTIIIGTIMIAMALGNIWGGKSADKDPNPDKLYLRIMAAAIWIAAIPLVGKHLIVGISGLLILTVNTNFLILAAFITCMVIFVFPLFLLGTVTPSLVKYTVDSLDESGKTVGTLEAFNTIGSILGTFLPTFVTIPTVGTSVTFLIFSGILLCLGLIYFISTRKKKLFCLAAVVVFLICSIFGHFDHFAFWEDALLVEDESIYNYLQVKEDPSSMILSTNVLFGVQSIRMKDDALTGMYYDYALAAPLMADISKKDKSDVLILGMGTGTYAAQCRRYFNNNNMNIEGVEIDEKITKLAHKYFELPDDIRVTTYDGRAYLQAVDKKYDVIMVDAYQDITIPFQMSSEEFFHMVKDHLKEDGVMVVNMNMHSDGKNSINEYLQDTIGHVFSNVYTTDVKGSTNRELFAMDHGRGIRNLEKNSNDQNDPALKALMQDISETLTPYQPKGHLLTDDKAPVELLGIHAIDGLIKDEIGYYKEIFKKEGMKGLINQL from the coding sequence ATGGAAAAAAAGAACATTCTAAAAAACAAATATTACCTGTATCTGACAGAGTTTTTTGCAGGTATGTCTGTCATGGCGGTAGAGTTGGGTGCCAGTCGCCTGTTGGCTCCCTATTTCAGTTCTTCACAGATCGTATGGACAATTATCATCGGTACAATAATGATTGCCATGGCTCTGGGAAATATATGGGGAGGGAAATCGGCGGATAAAGATCCGAATCCTGATAAACTCTATCTTCGTATTATGGCCGCCGCAATCTGGATTGCAGCCATACCACTGGTCGGAAAACATCTTATTGTGGGGATATCCGGACTTCTTATTTTGACGGTCAATACAAATTTTTTGATCCTGGCGGCATTTATCACATGTATGGTGATTTTTGTATTTCCCTTGTTTTTACTGGGGACCGTGACACCTTCTCTTGTAAAATATACCGTAGACAGTCTAGATGAGAGTGGAAAAACCGTGGGGACACTGGAAGCGTTTAACACAATTGGGAGTATCCTTGGAACCTTTCTCCCCACCTTTGTCACAATTCCGACCGTTGGTACATCGGTCACATTCCTGATTTTTTCAGGGATTCTTTTATGCCTGGGTCTGATTTATTTTATCAGCACACGGAAGAAAAAGTTGTTTTGCCTTGCAGCAGTTGTTGTGTTTTTAATTTGCAGTATTTTCGGACATTTTGATCATTTTGCATTCTGGGAGGATGCTCTCCTGGTGGAGGATGAATCCATATATAACTATCTCCAGGTAAAAGAAGACCCTTCGAGCATGATTCTTTCGACCAATGTACTATTCGGCGTACAATCTATCCGGATGAAAGATGATGCCTTGACTGGTATGTATTACGACTATGCACTGGCTGCCCCCTTGATGGCTGATATCAGCAAAAAAGACAAATCCGATGTATTAATACTTGGTATGGGGACAGGAACCTATGCCGCACAGTGCAGGAGATACTTTAACAATAACAATATGAACATTGAAGGCGTTGAGATCGATGAGAAGATTACTAAGCTTGCACATAAGTACTTCGAACTTCCGGATGATATTCGTGTGACAACCTACGATGGACGGGCCTATCTGCAGGCTGTCGATAAAAAATATGACGTCATCATGGTGGATGCCTATCAGGATATCACCATTCCTTTTCAGATGTCTTCAGAAGAGTTTTTCCATATGGTAAAAGATCATCTGAAAGAGGACGGTGTTATGGTCGTAAATATGAATATGCATTCAGACGGAAAAAACAGCATCAATGAATACCTACAGGATACAATAGGGCATGTTTTTTCAAATGTCTATACCACGGATGTAAAGGGATCGACAAACAGGGAACTATTCGCCATGGATCATGGCAGAGGAATCAGAAACTTAGAAAAGAACAGTAACGATCAAAACGATCCCGCACTGAAAGCTCTCATGCAGGATATTTCCGAAACACTTACCCCCTACCAGCCAAAAGGTCACCTTCTGACGGATGATAAGGCTCCTGTAGAACTGTTGGGAATACATGCAATAGATGGATTAATAAAAGACGAAATTGGATACTATAAGGAAATATTTAAGAAAGAAGGAATGAAAGGGCTGATCAATCAATTATAG
- a CDS encoding Holliday junction resolvase RecU: protein MATWNSRGLRGSTLEDLINRTILQYREKNLALIQKVPTPITPINIDKENRHITLAYFDKKSTVDYIGAVQGIPVCFDAKECAGDCFPIANVHEHQVKFMEDFERQGGISFFLIGFTSRDEYYYLRICDLKNFWDRSLNGGRKSFKITELDPDYFLKSKGGFFIPFLEGIQLDLEDRSQKKDSGKT, encoded by the coding sequence ATGGCAACATGGAATTCCCGGGGACTTCGCGGATCAACACTGGAAGATCTGATCAACCGTACTATCTTACAATATCGGGAGAAAAATCTTGCATTGATACAAAAAGTTCCAACTCCAATTACCCCAATAAATATAGACAAAGAGAATAGACATATTACCTTGGCTTATTTTGATAAGAAAAGTACGGTGGACTATATTGGCGCAGTACAGGGAATTCCTGTCTGTTTCGATGCAAAAGAATGCGCCGGCGATTGTTTTCCTATCGCAAATGTTCACGAACATCAGGTAAAATTCATGGAGGATTTTGAAAGGCAGGGCGGTATCTCTTTTTTTCTAATTGGTTTTACCTCCAGAGATGAATATTATTATCTCAGAATATGCGATCTGAAAAACTTCTGGGACCGTTCACTAAATGGAGGCAGAAAAAGTTTTAAAATCACAGAACTTGATCCAGACTATTTTCTCAAATCAAAGGGCGGTTTTTTTATTCCGTTTCTGGAGGGAATCCAACTTGATCTTGAGGACAGAAGCCAAAAAAAGGATTCGGGGAAGACTTAA
- a CDS encoding ATP-binding protein, with amino-acid sequence MNKVYNITIDEMEALNEADYILADLRDNHTFQYGSIPNAVNIPFDTLEETSISLPFDKKIIFYCSRGIYSNMAVSKLRDKGLAAYSLSGGYSEWLRDKLSGDTLQENQKKTCEDVEKSIQKKFHKSLFTKFAKAINTYDLIQPGDKIAVCISGGKDSMLMAKLFQELKRHNKFPFELVFLVMDPGYNETNRMVIEDNAQKLRIPITIFETNIFDSVVNIEKSPCYLCARMRRGYLYSKAQELGCNKIALGHHYDDVIETILMGMLYGGQIQTMMPKLHSQNFKGMELIRPMYLIREEDIRHWRDYNDLYFIQCACRFTDTCSTCSADGSSNSRRMEIKNLILKLKETNPTVESNIFRSVENVNLNTVIEYKRDGIRHHFLEHYDRNEGKIEEG; translated from the coding sequence ATGAATAAAGTTTATAATATAACTATTGATGAGATGGAGGCACTGAATGAAGCTGACTACATTCTGGCAGACCTCAGGGATAACCATACCTTTCAATATGGTTCAATCCCAAATGCTGTCAATATACCTTTTGACACTTTAGAGGAGACTTCCATAAGCCTGCCTTTCGATAAAAAGATCATTTTCTATTGTTCTAGAGGCATTTACAGCAATATGGCAGTCTCTAAGCTAAGAGATAAGGGGCTTGCAGCTTATAGTTTATCTGGCGGCTATAGTGAATGGCTGCGCGATAAATTGTCAGGGGATACATTGCAGGAAAACCAAAAAAAGACCTGTGAAGATGTTGAAAAAAGTATTCAGAAAAAGTTTCATAAATCACTGTTTACAAAATTTGCAAAAGCGATCAATACTTATGATCTGATTCAGCCGGGGGATAAGATAGCAGTATGTATCTCTGGCGGAAAAGACTCTATGCTGATGGCGAAGCTTTTTCAGGAGTTAAAACGTCATAATAAATTCCCGTTTGAACTTGTATTTCTTGTGATGGACCCAGGTTATAATGAGACAAACCGGATGGTAATCGAAGATAACGCACAGAAATTAAGGATACCCATTACAATATTTGAAACGAACATCTTTGATTCCGTCGTCAATATTGAAAAATCCCCCTGTTACCTTTGCGCCAGAATGCGAAGAGGTTATCTATACAGTAAAGCACAGGAACTGGGATGCAATAAGATCGCCCTCGGTCATCATTATGACGATGTCATAGAAACAATACTCATGGGAATGCTGTACGGAGGGCAGATTCAGACGATGATGCCTAAACTTCACAGCCAGAATTTTAAAGGTATGGAATTGATTCGTCCCATGTATCTGATTCGAGAGGAGGATATCAGACACTGGAGGGATTATAACGATCTGTACTTTATTCAGTGTGCATGCCGTTTCACAGATACCTGTAGTACCTGCAGTGCAGACGGCAGCTCAAATTCCCGGAGAATGGAGATTAAAAATCTGATTCTGAAGCTTAAGGAAACTAATCCCACAGTGGAGAGCAATATCTTTCGAAGCGTAGAAAATGTGAATCTGAATACAGTAATTGAGTATAAAAGGGACGGGATCCGCCACCATTTTCTGGAACATTATGACAGAAACGAAGGAAAAATCGAAGAGGGTTGA
- a CDS encoding pseudouridine synthase, whose protein sequence is MSSLRLDKFLSDMKIGTRSQVKTLIRKGQISVNGTVIKSPEYKVTEKDQIMAGDHQVFYRKYEYLMLNKPAGVVSATKDNHDKTVLDLVSGSSRGDLFPVGRLDRDTEGLLLLTNDGKLAHDLLSPKKHVDKVYIAIVSGHPGPDATALFFEGLDIGERDDTLPAKLEILNSGDKSLTRVTIREGRYHQVKRMFETIGCKVLYLKRISMGTLNLDDTLLPGEWRPLTEDEVSELTMRSESE, encoded by the coding sequence ATGAGTTCTTTGCGTTTGGATAAGTTCCTTTCTGATATGAAGATCGGAACCAGAAGTCAAGTCAAGACCCTGATTCGAAAAGGTCAGATATCGGTAAATGGTACCGTGATTAAATCACCGGAATATAAGGTAACTGAAAAAGACCAAATCATGGCAGGGGATCACCAGGTATTTTATCGGAAATACGAATACCTGATGTTAAATAAACCAGCCGGCGTCGTCTCTGCGACCAAGGATAATCATGATAAAACAGTATTAGATCTAGTTTCGGGTTCTTCACGGGGAGATTTATTCCCTGTGGGACGCCTGGATAGGGATACGGAGGGACTCCTGCTGCTGACAAATGATGGAAAACTGGCGCATGATCTGTTATCACCAAAAAAACATGTGGATAAGGTATATATTGCAATAGTTTCAGGGCATCCGGGGCCGGATGCCACTGCTCTTTTTTTTGAAGGCCTTGATATCGGTGAACGCGATGATACGCTTCCTGCAAAACTTGAAATACTAAATTCGGGTGATAAAAGCCTTACAAGAGTCACTATCCGTGAAGGCCGCTACCATCAGGTCAAGAGAATGTTTGAAACAATTGGATGCAAAGTCCTGTATCTTAAACGTATATCTATGGGAACATTAAACCTGGATGATACACTGTTGCCGGGAGAATGGCGCCCCCTTACAGAAGATGAGGTATCAGAACTTACAATGAGAAGTGAGAGTGAATGA
- a CDS encoding RluA family pseudouridine synthase — MRELTVKKEEAKQRFDKYLVRYLQNTGIGFIYRMLRKKNITLNGKKAKGNEVLKEGDIIRLFLSDETVYKFQNGRFEDQFPVADHMKVIFENNQILAVNKPAGMLSQKAESKDVSANEYVLGYLISSGQMTTDDFYSYRPGICNRLDRNTSGVLLAAKTLPAARLMSDLIKTHSLEKYYLTIVQGVIKTKCQVSAYIKKDPSANKVQVKPFYFDGSQKIETAYDPVISHNDLTFLRVRLITGKTHQIRAHLAYLGHPVIGDIKYGNRKLDEYYKGTYGLKHQLLHAHQIYFPKQGEIPADLSGVCIEAPLPDLFFQILKDNGLTDTLTLNSEERTRI; from the coding sequence ATGAGAGAACTCACAGTAAAAAAAGAAGAAGCAAAACAACGATTTGATAAATATCTGGTCCGATATCTCCAAAATACAGGAATTGGATTTATTTACCGAATGCTCAGGAAAAAAAATATAACCTTAAACGGAAAAAAAGCCAAAGGTAATGAAGTCCTGAAAGAGGGAGATATCATTCGTCTGTTTCTATCAGACGAAACGGTATACAAGTTTCAAAACGGCAGGTTTGAAGATCAGTTTCCTGTTGCAGATCATATGAAAGTCATCTTTGAAAATAATCAGATTCTTGCGGTTAACAAGCCGGCTGGCATGCTCTCGCAGAAGGCAGAGTCAAAGGACGTATCAGCAAATGAATATGTCCTGGGATATCTGATTTCTTCCGGACAAATGACAACAGATGATTTTTATAGCTATCGGCCCGGAATCTGTAACCGCCTGGACAGAAACACTAGTGGTGTGCTTCTGGCTGCCAAGACACTTCCAGCTGCCAGACTGATGTCTGATTTGATAAAAACACACAGTCTTGAAAAGTATTATCTGACAATCGTTCAGGGTGTTATAAAGACAAAATGTCAGGTAAGTGCTTATATAAAAAAAGATCCTTCTGCAAATAAAGTCCAAGTTAAACCTTTTTACTTTGACGGCTCACAAAAAATCGAGACAGCTTATGATCCCGTGATTTCTCATAATGATCTGACATTCTTGAGGGTACGGTTGATTACCGGGAAAACGCATCAGATTAGAGCTCATCTCGCCTATCTCGGCCATCCTGTGATCGGAGATATTAAATACGGGAATAGAAAATTAGATGAATACTACAAAGGTACCTACGGGCTGAAGCATCAATTGCTGCATGCCCATCAGATTTATTTTCCTAAGCAGGGAGAAATACCTGCTGATTTGTCTGGGGTCTGCATCGAGGCACCACTGCCGGATTTGTTTTTCCAAATTCTTAAAGATAACGGTCTGACAGACACTTTGACATTAAATTCGGAAGAAAGGACCCGCATATGA
- a CDS encoding GTP pyrophosphokinase — MDIQLWHEILEPYELAVQELIVKFRYLIKEHQQHGQYSPIEAVTGRVKTVSSILEKMQRKNIASKDLEEEVEDIAGIRLICQFVEDIDKVTELIRKRSDIEVKSEKDYISHMKESGYRSYHLIVYYMVETMNGTKKIQVEIQIRTMAMDFWATIEHSLQYKYKSNIPQHIRQRLSNAADAIISLDNEMSTVRNEIMDAQISSQIQTNLVADILNDIENLYKLCNKREVEKIQDEFYRIYAMNDIEQLKRFHTQLDIIAEGYRAQAVTTEV, encoded by the coding sequence ATGGATATACAATTATGGCATGAAATTTTGGAACCTTATGAACTGGCCGTGCAGGAACTGATTGTGAAGTTCCGTTATCTGATTAAGGAACATCAGCAGCATGGCCAGTATTCACCGATAGAAGCTGTAACCGGCCGTGTCAAGACCGTTTCCAGCATTCTCGAGAAAATGCAGAGGAAAAATATTGCATCGAAAGATCTGGAAGAAGAGGTGGAGGATATTGCTGGAATCCGATTAATCTGCCAGTTTGTAGAAGACATCGATAAAGTCACAGAGTTAATCCGGAAACGTTCCGATATCGAAGTAAAAAGTGAAAAAGACTATATTAGTCATATGAAAGAGAGCGGCTACAGAAGCTACCATCTGATTGTTTATTATATGGTCGAAACTATGAATGGAACAAAGAAAATACAAGTAGAAATTCAGATCCGCACGATGGCCATGGATTTTTGGGCAACCATCGAGCATTCGTTACAATACAAATATAAATCAAATATTCCACAGCATATCAGACAGCGTCTGAGCAATGCGGCCGATGCCATTATATCTCTCGACAATGAAATGTCAACTGTGAGAAATGAGATCATGGATGCTCAGATTTCGTCGCAAATTCAGACAAATCTTGTTGCGGATATTTTGAATGATATTGAAAACCTTTATAAACTTTGCAATAAAAGGGAAGTAGAAAAGATACAAGATGAATTCTATCGCATTTATGCGATGAATGATATTGAACAGCTGAAGAGATTCCATACACAACTCGATATCATCGCTGAGGGTTACCGAGCACAGGCAGTTACTACAGAGGTGTGA
- a CDS encoding YgiQ family radical SAM protein encodes MSFLPTTKKEMEQAGIKQLDFIYVTGDAYVDHSSFGTAIISRVLEANGYHVGIIAQPNWKNDKSITILGEPQLGFLVSSGNMDSMVNHYTVSRKHRSHDAYSPGGVMGLRPDRAVTVYSNLIRKTYKHTPIILGGIEASLRRLAHYDYWSDSLKRSVLLDSGADLISYGMGEHSIVEIADALASGISVKDLSFIRGTVFKTSRIDYLQDPILLPDYGLLQADKRNYADSFRVQHQNTDAHISKILVESYGSQGYIVQNPPAYPLTTQEMDDIYDLPYMRTWHPKYDAAGGIPALAEIKFSLTSNRGCFGGCSFCALNFHQGRAVQTRSHDSLIREATLMTKDPDFKGYIHDVGGPTANFRTPSCQKQKNRGVCPDRQCLFPRPCKNLQVDHTDYVKLLRELRSIPKVKKVFIRSGIRFDYVMADSSDDFMNELLNYHVSGQLRVAPEHIAAPVLKLMGKPDHKVYESFTKKFDVLNQKTGKKQYVLPYFMSSHPGCNLREAVELAEYIRDMGFNPEQAQDFYPTPSTLSTCMYYTGLNPLTMREVYVPIHPHEKAMQRALIQYKNPKNYELVKEALIRTGREDLIGFDSKCLIRPRDIHAHSNKIGKRHERTHSKKRRSKTTI; translated from the coding sequence ATGAGTTTTTTACCCACAACAAAGAAAGAAATGGAACAGGCAGGTATAAAACAGCTTGATTTCATATATGTAACAGGAGATGCCTATGTAGATCATTCTTCTTTTGGCACTGCCATTATCAGCAGGGTGCTTGAGGCGAATGGTTACCATGTGGGAATTATCGCACAGCCAAACTGGAAGAATGACAAAAGCATAACCATACTAGGAGAACCACAGCTTGGATTTTTGGTTTCGTCCGGAAATATGGATTCAATGGTCAACCATTACACGGTTTCCAGAAAGCATCGCAGTCATGATGCATATTCACCGGGCGGTGTTATGGGACTACGCCCTGACAGAGCTGTGACTGTCTATAGTAATTTAATTCGAAAAACGTATAAGCATACACCCATCATACTGGGAGGAATTGAAGCTAGTCTCAGAAGACTGGCGCATTATGACTATTGGTCTGACTCTCTGAAACGATCTGTTTTACTGGATTCCGGGGCAGATCTGATCTCTTATGGCATGGGAGAACATTCAATTGTAGAGATTGCTGATGCTCTTGCCAGCGGAATCTCCGTCAAGGATTTGTCTTTCATACGTGGTACTGTCTTCAAAACTTCCAGGATTGATTATCTTCAGGATCCCATTTTGCTTCCAGATTATGGATTATTACAGGCAGATAAGAGAAACTATGCGGACAGTTTTCGCGTTCAACACCAAAATACGGATGCACACATATCAAAGATACTGGTAGAAAGTTATGGCAGTCAGGGATATATCGTACAGAATCCGCCTGCCTACCCTCTCACGACGCAGGAGATGGATGACATCTATGACCTCCCATATATGCGTACCTGGCATCCAAAATACGATGCTGCAGGTGGAATCCCGGCTCTGGCTGAAATCAAGTTTTCCCTCACCAGCAACAGAGGCTGTTTTGGGGGCTGTAGTTTTTGTGCACTGAATTTTCATCAGGGACGTGCTGTTCAGACACGAAGCCATGATTCTTTGATTCGTGAAGCAACTTTGATGACGAAAGATCCTGATTTCAAGGGTTATATTCATGATGTTGGAGGTCCTACTGCCAACTTTCGAACTCCCTCATGCCAAAAGCAAAAAAACAGAGGTGTCTGCCCAGACAGACAATGTCTCTTCCCCAGACCCTGTAAGAATTTACAGGTTGATCATACAGATTACGTGAAACTACTCCGTGAGCTTCGCAGCATCCCAAAAGTCAAAAAGGTTTTTATTCGTTCCGGTATTCGCTTTGATTATGTGATGGCTGATTCGTCGGATGATTTTATGAATGAACTGCTGAACTATCACGTCAGCGGACAATTGAGGGTTGCACCGGAACATATTGCTGCCCCAGTACTGAAACTGATGGGAAAACCTGATCATAAAGTTTACGAATCCTTTACAAAAAAGTTTGATGTCCTAAATCAAAAGACAGGCAAGAAGCAGTATGTACTGCCTTATTTCATGTCATCTCATCCCGGATGCAATCTTCGTGAAGCTGTGGAACTGGCTGAATATATCCGGGACATGGGCTTTAATCCGGAGCAGGCGCAGGATTTTTATCCTACACCCTCCACGCTTTCCACTTGTATGTACTATACAGGACTCAACCCTCTGACGATGAGAGAGGTGTATGTGCCGATTCATCCACATGAAAAAGCCATGCAAAGAGCGCTAATTCAATATAAGAATCCGAAAAATTATGAACTGGTAAAAGAGGCGTTGATACGCACGGGAAGAGAAGACTTAATCGGTTTCGATTCAAAATGTCTGATCCGGCCTCGTGATATACATGCGCACAGCAATAAAATAGGAAAACGTCATGAGAGAACTCACAGTAAAAAAAGAAGAAGCAAAACAACGATTTGA
- the lepB gene encoding signal peptidase I codes for MNNKKKKKKTKKDSMAREIWEYVKLILIVVVVMTLLQKYVMINAEIPSESMEDNIMVGDRIFGNRLAYKKTNPKRFDVVIFKYPDDEKQYFIKRVIGLPGETVDVVEGKVFIDGADTPLDDSFCKETPLGIKDGHFEIPADSFFMLGDNRNHSRDSRYWNHPYVAKDKILAKASIRYWPFNRISLIK; via the coding sequence ATGAACAACAAAAAGAAAAAAAAGAAAACGAAAAAGGATTCTATGGCAAGGGAAATCTGGGAATATGTAAAACTAATTCTGATCGTGGTAGTAGTCATGACGCTTTTGCAGAAATATGTAATGATTAATGCCGAAATACCATCAGAATCTATGGAAGATAATATCATGGTTGGAGACCGCATCTTTGGAAACAGATTGGCATATAAAAAAACGAATCCAAAAAGATTTGACGTTGTGATCTTCAAGTACCCGGATGATGAGAAACAGTACTTTATCAAAAGAGTCATTGGTCTGCCGGGAGAAACCGTTGACGTCGTCGAGGGAAAGGTATTTATCGATGGTGCAGATACTCCCTTAGATGATAGTTTCTGCAAGGAAACACCTCTGGGTATCAAAGACGGACATTTTGAGATTCCGGCCGATTCTTTCTTTATGCTTGGTGACAACCGAAATCATTCCAGAGATTCACGGTACTGGAATCATCCCTATGTCGCAAAGGATAAAATATTGGCAAAAGCATCCATAAGATACTGGCCGTTCAACAGAATTTCATTGATTAAGTAG